Proteins from a genomic interval of Actinomycetota bacterium:
- a CDS encoding corrinoid protein, giving the protein MDRAAELKRAISEGDEIKADDIAARALEEGAAPKDLLEKGAVAGIYEAGRLWQEGTYFLPDIILATEAYKEVMKRIEPLLKSGDVSYKGKVVMGSVEGDAHDIGKNIVVALLRSSSYEVVDLGVDVPLREFVDKARELEADVLGMGAYMTTTMRGMEEVIRLVDEAGLRGKVKVIVGGAAVSRDYAESIGADGYGDNAAETVELVDRLLGVV; this is encoded by the coding sequence ATGGACCGGGCAGCCGAACTCAAGCGGGCCATCAGCGAGGGGGACGAGATCAAGGCGGACGATATAGCCGCCCGTGCCCTGGAGGAGGGCGCCGCGCCCAAGGACCTGCTGGAGAAGGGGGCGGTGGCCGGCATATACGAGGCCGGCAGGTTATGGCAGGAAGGAACCTACTTCCTGCCCGATATCATCCTCGCCACCGAGGCCTACAAAGAGGTGATGAAGCGCATCGAGCCCCTGCTTAAGAGCGGCGATGTCTCCTACAAGGGCAAGGTGGTCATGGGTTCGGTGGAGGGAGACGCCCACGATATCGGCAAGAACATCGTCGTTGCCCTGCTGCGCAGCTCCTCCTACGAGGTGGTTGACCTGGGAGTGGACGTGCCCCTGCGGGAATTCGTGGACAAGGCTCGCGAGCTGGAGGCGGACGTGCTGGGCATGGGCGCCTACATGACCACCACCATGCGCGGCATGGAGGAGGTCATCCGCCTGGTGGACGAGGCGGGCCTGCGCGGCAAGGTGAAGGTGATCGTGGGAGGTGCCGCCGTGAGCCGGGACTACGCCGAGAGCATCGGCGCAGACGGCTACGGCGATAACGCCGCCGAGACGGTGGAGCTGGTAGACCGGCTGCTGGGGGTGGTCTAG
- a CDS encoding TetR/AcrR family transcriptional regulator → MQDIIARRKETERQRRIDTILDAARKLFLARGYLGTSIRDIARESQLSTGAFYFYFTDKDEIYGMVCEEAGQAIVDRLRNVQGDGVDAVERLRRMAWSYVDFYRDHPEQFELFALRGMPFASLGLSEKVSARLAAVDHEIYQLVEGAVAEGMQHGLIRAGDSTQIATELAAGFLGLLFFHRRGHFRFDLREFLEDYMGIVIRGIAPD, encoded by the coding sequence ATGCAGGACATCATCGCCAGGCGCAAAGAAACCGAACGCCAGCGCCGTATCGATACCATCCTCGATGCGGCTAGGAAGCTCTTCCTCGCCAGGGGATACCTAGGCACATCGATCCGGGATATCGCCCGCGAATCACAGCTCTCCACCGGCGCCTTCTACTTCTATTTCACCGACAAGGACGAGATCTACGGCATGGTCTGCGAGGAGGCCGGGCAAGCAATAGTCGATCGCTTGAGAAATGTCCAGGGGGATGGCGTGGATGCCGTCGAAAGACTCCGCCGCATGGCATGGTCCTACGTTGACTTCTACCGTGATCACCCCGAGCAGTTCGAATTGTTCGCCCTCAGGGGCATGCCCTTTGCCAGCCTGGGACTATCGGAGAAGGTCTCCGCGAGGCTTGCCGCCGTCGACCACGAGATCTATCAGCTCGTGGAAGGGGCCGTCGCCGAGGGCATGCAGCACGGCCTGATCAGGGCCGGGGATTCCACCCAGATCGCAACCGAACTCGCGGCGGGTTTCCTGGGGCTGCTCTTCTTCCACAGGAGAGGGCATTTCCGGTTCGACCTGCGCGAGTTCCTGGAGGACTACATGGGGATCGTTATCAGGGGCATCGCCCCCGATTGA